The genomic stretch AATATTCCAGAGCCAATAATAGAGCCGCATCATACGGATGATCGCTCTATTTGGGCGATTATGCGTCAGCGCGAAGTGTTGGCCTTGTTAGCGGCTTGTTTCATGATGGCAGCCGCGCATGGCGTGTATTACACCTTTTACTCTATCTACTTGGTTGATCATGGCTACAGTAAAGCAAATGTTGGTTTGTTGTGGGCCTTGGGAGTCATCGCTGAGATTTTGATTTTCTTGTGGATGCCTAAACTCACCAAGCGCTTTGGCCTAAAGAATATTTTACTCGTCAGCTTATTCATTGCCTTCGTGCGCTTTAATTTAATTGGCTGGGCGGTGGATTGGTGGTGGATCGTATTGTTTGCACAAGTTTTGCATGCTGCTACTTTTGGTTCTTATCATGCCGCCGCAGTGGCGATGACGCATCAGCACTTCAAAGGTCGTCATCAATCAAAAGGGCAGGGGCTTTACACCAGCGTTTCTTATGGCATGGGCGGCACTTTTGGTGGTTTGGTGAGTGGTTATGCTTGGGAGGCGTTAGGATCTAGTTGGACGTTCACCATTTCGGGTATCTTTGGCTTGCTGGGTTGTTTGTTCTTTATTTGGGTGATGCCAAAAAAAGCGAAGCTCTAAATTAAAAAAGCCAGTTCAATTGAACTGGCTTTTTTAATGCTGAAAATTAGTTAAACGCGTTTATCTTTTTCAATTAATGCATAAGCCGAATGATTGTGAATAGACTCGAAGTTTTCCGACTCCACAACAAACATATCAATACGTTTTTCATTATTCAAAACCGCGGCAACATCGCGCACCATGTCTTCTACAAACTTAGGATTGTCATAAGCCCGCTCAGTGACAAATTTTTCGTCTGGGCGTTTGAGTAGGCCATAAAGCTCGCAAGAGGCTTGTTCTTCGACCATGCGAATAATGTCTTCTACCCAAATAAAGTCGTTAATCAGTGCAGTGACTGTGACGTGTGAGCGTTGGTTGTGCGCGCCGTAGTCTGAAATCTTTTTAGAGCATGGACAAAGGCTAGTCACTGGCACCAATACTTTAACGGTAATGTCGAATTTACCTTGTTTGATTTCGCCGATAAATGTCACTTCGTAATCAAGTAGACTTTGTACGCCAGATATAGGCGCCGCTTTATTCACAAAGTAAGGGAAGGTCATTTGCACATAGCCCGATTCGGCTTCCAAGCGCTTCACCATTTCTTGCAAGATCGATTCAAAAGAATCCACTGAAATTTCACGTTCATTCATGTTGAGAATCTCAACAAAGCGCGACATGTGCGTGCCTTTGAAATTGTGTGGTAAATGCACGTACATATCAAACATGGCAACAGTGTGCTGAACACCGCCTGTTTTGTCTTTCACCTTCACAGGGTGGCGGATAGATTTAATGCCTACTTTATCAATGGCCAAATGACGAACATCAGGCGTATTTTGAACATCTTCAATAGGTAGGTTGTTGTCTTGGCTCATTGGGTTCCTGTATTTATGAATGTTTATTGCTAATACTTGAGTATATCACTCGGTTAATTTTTTCTCAATTGAGGTCACGATGCCCTCACTATCAAGACCGCATTCTGCCAACATGGTTTCATGCACGCCATGTTCAATAAAGCTGTCGGGCAAGCCAAGGCATAGCATTGGTGTTGTCATGTTCATTGCTTGCATGGCCTCCATCACTGCCGCACCTGCCCCGCCCATGATGGCGTTTTCTTCAATGGTCACGATGAGGTCGTGGCTACTTGCTAGGCTTTTTACTAACGCAATATCTAAAGGTTTAACAAAGCGCATATTGGCTACCGTTGCATCGAGCTTTTCTGCGGCGGTAAGTGCAGGTGACAGCATGCTGCCAAAAGCCAAAATAGCCACTTTTTTGCCTTGACGACGGACTTCGCCTTTACCAATTGGTAAAACGCTAAGGTCGTTTTGAATGGCAGCACCTGGGCCGCCGCCGCGCGGGTAACGCACCGCGCTTGGACCATCATGATGAAATGCGGTTGTCAGCATTTGACGGCACTCTTGCTCATCGCTCGGCGTCATCACGATCATATTGGGGATGCAGCGTAAGAAGCTTAAATCAAAGCTGCCTGCATGGGTCGGACCATCAGCGCCTACCAAGCCCGCACGATCAATCGCGAATACGACAGGCAAGTTCTGTAGCGCAATATCATGGATGAGCTGGTCGTATGCCCGTTGTAAAAATGTAGAGTAAATCGCGACAACAGGTTTTAAGCCATCGCAAGCCATGCCCGCGGCAAAGGTCAGTGCGTGTTGTTCGGCAATACCTACATCGTAAAACCGTTTTGGATAGGCTGCGGCAAAGTCATTCATACCTGAGCCATCGCACATGGCGGGCGTAATGCCGATTAAGCGCTCATCGCTTGCCGCCATGTCAACCAGCCAATCGCTAAATACTTGGGTGTAAGTCTTTTTGCTTGAAGTGCTAATCGCACAGCCATTTTCAGGGTTGAATTTCCCAACGCCATGAAACTTGCCAGGCTCGTTTTCAGCAGGTGCATAACCCCGGCCTTTTTCAGTCACGATATGTAAGAATTGCGGGCCTTGTAGATGCTTGATATTGCTTAGCGTGCTGACCAAAGTGTCGAGATTGTGACCGTCAATTGGCCCAATATAATTGAAGCCAAATTCTTCAAATAGCGTGCTTGGGGTCACCATGCCTTTAACGTGCTCTTCTGCGCGCTTGGCAAATTCCAATACTGGCGGCATCACACCAAGCACGCGCTCGCCAGACTTGCGGACTTTTGTATAAAGGCTTCCTGAAAGTAGTTTGGCTAAGTAGTTTTGCAACGCACCAACATTTGGTGAAATCGACATGTCGTTATCGTTCAAAATCACCAGTAAGTTTGCGTCCATTGCGCCCGCATTGTTCAGTGCTTCAAATGCCATACCTGCTGTCATCGCGCCGTCACCAATGATTGCGACTGCACGGCGATCAGAACCTGTTTGTTGCGCAGCAATCGCCATGCCGAGTGCGGCAGAAATAGACGTGCTAGAGTGACCCGTGCCGAAAGTATCAAATACACTTTCGTCTCGACGCGGAAATCCTGCGATGCCGCCAGGTTTGCGTAAGTTGCTCATCGCATCACGACGACCGGTTAAAATTTTGTGTGGATAAGTTTGATGGCCAACATCCCACACCAATCGATCTTCTGGGGTGTTGAATACATAATGCAAGGCAATGGTTAACTCCACCACGCCAAGGTTTGAGGATAAATGCCCGCCGGTTTGCGAGACGCTTTCTACTACAAACGCACGCAACTCTTGCGCAAGCTCTGGCAATTGTTTGCGCGATAATTGGCGCAACTGCTCAGGCATTTTAACGCGATCGAGTAAAGGGTAATCAGCCGTCATTAAAAGCCTCGTTGGGTAATAAATTGGGCAAGCTGAACCAGCCTTGCTGCCTCAAGGCCGTAAGCGTTAAGCGGCTCAATTGCCGCTGCGTAAAGTTCTTGCGCCAGGCTTTTGGCACGGGCCAAACCCAGAATAGTTACATAAGTTGGCTTGTTGCTATCCGCATCTTTGCCTGCAGTTTTGCCCAATGTAGCGGTGTCCGCTTCGGCATCTAAAATGTCATCGACCACCTGAAAAGCAAGACCAATTGATTGTGCATAATGATCAATGGCGGCAATGCGTTTTTCATCTATGGTATTTGCGCTAGAGGCTCCGAGTAAAGCTGCGGCACGAATTAGCGCCCCCGTTTTGTGGATGTGCATATGCTCAAGTTCAGTTTGCGTCAGCGTTTGACCAACGCTGGCTAAATCAATGGCTTGACCGCCTGCCATCCATGCACGGCATATCGTCATGCACCAATGAGTAAGCATGAATCATCTCAACGGCAATGGCGGCTTGATCAATCTTATTGGCATCCGCGCCGCAAAACTCGCCTGCGGCATGAGCCAATAAAGCGCGAACGCGTTTGCCCCCCCCCCAGGGTTGCATAGCGCATCGCTTCGTGTAGTTGATTTGGGATGATGCTCACGGCTGGCAGTGCTTGATCCAAAGCCTGTTCAGTGCGTTGCTGGATGGCGCTTGCCCATCCTTGAAAGTCATTGTGCAAGTCCATGTTAATCGTGGTCTTGGTAAGCCTGTAGTGATTGGGATTTGCCGTCATCACTCAATATGCGTACTTGTTGTTCAACGTCTGCCAAAGTTTTTTGGCAGTGATGCAATAGCATGGTGCCCCGCTTAAATGCGGCCAGGGTATCTTGCAAAGGCAATTGATTGGATTCCATTTGTCTGACGATACTTTCAAGCTCAGTTACTGCGGCTTCAAACGTCAGCTCAAGGGATTCGGCACTAGTTTCTGTGAGATCTTTAATCATATGACATTTTAACCTATTCGGCTCTAAAAACCTTGTTTAGAAAGCGTGAAATATCATCAATCTCCTCGGCGCATACAGAATGCGCCATTGGATATTCATGCCATTCGAGAGGGTAGTCTAGGCTTTCTAATAGGCGCCGTGAAACCAAGCAAGTGTCTAAGGTAATGATGCTATCAAAACGGCCATGCGCCATCAAAATTGGCATATTTTTGTTTGCAGCGGTGGCCTCTTCGAAGAGTTTCTCTTTGAGCGACACATAAGTAGAGAGCGCCAATACGCCCGCCAGCCTTGTTGGATAGCGAAGTGCAGTAAATAAGGCCATCGCTCCGCCCTGTGAAAAGCCTGCCAGCACGATGTTTTTCTCACTCACGCCCTGCGCCACCTCATTCGCAATGATGGCTTCGATACTTTTTTGCATGTCACGCATGCCCGCTTCGTCTTGCTGATGTTGCAAGCTGAGACCAAATAAATCAAACCAAGCGCGCATTTCATACCCATTGTTCATGGTGATCGCTTTGTGCGGGGCATGCGGAAAAATAAAGCGAGTATTGGGTGAGTCTAGTTCAGGCACAATCGGCGCAAAATCATGGCCATCGGCGCCCAAGCCATGGAGCCAAATGACACTATGTTTGATTGGCTGAGATGTTTCGATGATGATGGTTTCGAGTGCAGACATAGCGTTGCTTAAATCTGAAAAGAGTGAGGCTTGTATTTTGGCACTTCTAAGCAGTCTTAGGAAATAAAAAAAGCCCCAACAACTCGGGGCTTTTTAAGTGCCTGAAACGCTTAGCGAAAATTATTTAGCTTCGGCCAATGCTTTTAGTGCGGGTAAACCTGCATCAAATACACCGGTCACTGCTTTCACCGCAGATTCATCATCTTGGCCCGCAGGGATTGGTGGGTTGAGTTTGTACACACGGTAGAAGCGCGCCATCCAAACCACAGTGGTTTCACCAGCACCAGGACCTGCCTTCACTGTCATTTTTGCGTTGTAATCTGCTACTGGTAATACACCAGAGACGATTTCATATTTTAGTTGCATGTCTTTGTCGTCAGAACTACGTAGTTTTTCATAGATTGTGCCACCGGCTTTTAATGTCAATGTGCGGTAAGTTTGCATGTCGCCATTTTCATCTTTTTTGCTTTCTAGCTTGGTGCTAGCGACTGCGGGATGCCATTTTTGCAAGTTGCCGAAATCTTTGACCAAAGCCCAAACTTTCGCTGGATCTGCTTTGATGACAATTTCTTTTTCTACTTTTTGTGGGCTTGGGCCATGCGCTGCCGCAGTTAGCGGCAACAAAGCCATAGCGATAAGGGCGATTACGTTTTTCATGCGAATTTCTCCAAAAATAAATGATATTGCTTAATCAAGCTTGCTACTTTTAACGCTAAAAACAACCAAAATACTGCAAAAAACTTAACTTAGCACTCTACCTAAATTTAGCCTTTTTTACGATATTTTTTGATGAAAAACCCGTTATTTAATGATTGAAGGGAGGATGAACTGACCGAAAGCGCGGCTTTTATCGCCGGTTTTTATTTGGGTGATAAGCTTGTACGTTTGCCCATCAATCACACTCACTTGGTTGCTTGCCCAATTGGCCACGTAAATTTGGCCGGATTGCTCGTCAACACTGATGCCCTCTGGCACTTCTCCCACTTTAATCGTGGCAATGAGTTGTTTTTTTGCTAATTCAATGATGGATACGCTATCGTCTTGGGTGTTTGTGACTAGTAAAAATAAGCCATCCTTACTTGGGGTGACGCAGTATGGGTGCTCACCTACACGAATGCTTTCACTTTTGAAGTTAGTGGTATTGATGATTGAGACAGAATTGCTAAAAACATTAACAACATAAAGCTCAGTGCCACTTTTGTTCAGTGCCAAACCAAAAGGATGTTTGCCAACGGGGATGCGTTGGCTAATTTGACGAGTGGTGGTGTTGATGACGGCGATATCATTGCTATCACGATTGGCAATGTAGAGACTTTTTCCATCAGGGCTGATCACCATGCCGGCAGGTGCTTTGCCGCTTTTGATTTCTGCTTGCGCTTTCATGCTCATTGCATCGAATAGATAAATACGATCTTCGGTCCAATCGGCCACATACAATGTCTTGTTGTCTGGTGAAGCTAACAGGCCTACCGGAGAGCCTTTAATTGGATAGGTACTTATCAATTTGTTTTTTTGGGTATCGATCACTGAAACGCTTTGACCATCCACATTTGAAATGTAAGCACGATGATTGATGGCTGACACAGCGACGCCAACCGGCTTCAATCCCACCTTAATGGTGCTGACGACTTGGTTAGTCGTGGTATCAATGACCGATACAGTGTTATCGCCTTGATTAGTAATGTATGCCATGCCAGCAATAGAAGGGCAGACATGACTGAGCATCAATAAGGCGAAGATGGTAGTCTCTAATATGAGTTTAGGAGATTTCAATTGGATTGCTTAATGAGATTGAATAGTTTTCATTTTAACGCTTATTTAGTTTATTTAACGTGCTTGTTTTGATCAGGTTGACTCAAAAAAGTGAAGAGAAAATTAAAGGACGGTTTATCCCTTTGTTAAGAAGCTAATTCATGTTTTATAAGGCCGATATTGAAACGATGCCTTTCAATATGTGGCGAAGTATGAAAAAATTACACTAAATTATTTAGGTTGTTTGTGATGATAGATCGCGATGGATATCGCCCGAACGTTGGCATTATTATTAGTAATGCCAACAATCAGGTTTTTTGGGGTAAACGCATCCGCGAACACTCTTGGCAGTTTCCGCAAGGTGGCATTAAGCAAGGCGAAAGCCCTGAAGAGGCCATGTACCGAGAGCTGATGGAAGAGGTCGGCTTACGTCCCGAGCATGTCAAAATTCTTGGTCGCACACGCGACTGGTTGCGTTACGACGTGCCGACCAGCTGGATTAAGCGTGAGTGGCGAGGCAGTTATAAAGGCCAAAAGCAAATTTGGTTTTTATTGCGTTTAGTTGGACGCGATACGGATGTGTCGCTTCGTGCAACACCGCATCCTGAATTTGATGCATGGCGCTGGAGTGAGTATTGGGTGCCCATGGAAAGTGTGATTGATTTTAAGCGTGATGTGTATCGTTTAGCGCTCAATGAACTGGCGGTTTATTTGGGGGGTAGTGATCGCACAAAACAGCGCGCACAAAATGATCACTCAATGACCGAGTAGATTCCGATCATTAAAATTAAAAGCCGCTTAATCGCGGCTTTTTTGTTGCTTAGGGATGGATCAGCTAAAGCTTTTGCTTAGCTGATTACGCCATCCGCCATTTTTTCACCAAGCTTAATGGACTTGGCTGCTTTCCATGCGTTATTAAAGCTGAGCGTGTTTTCTGGAAACAACATCACCACGGTTGAGCCGAGTAAAAAGCGGCCCATTTCTTCGCCTTGTTTAAGTGTGATGCTTTGGTTTTCGTAAGTCCACGTAGTGATACGGCCTACTCGCGGTGGGTTAATCATCCCATGCCAAACCGTCGCCATGCTTCCCACGATGGTTGCGCCAACTAAAATTAGTACAAAAGTCCCGTGTGCTGAATCAAACTCACAAATCACCCGTTCGTTTCTTGCAAATAAACCTGGTACGCCTTGTGCTGTGGTTGGATTGACTGAAAATAAATCGCCTGGCACATAAGTCATGCTTTTTAGCGTGCCATCGCATGGCATGTGAATACGGTGATAGTCTTTGGGACTTAAATAAAGCGTGGCGAAGTGACCATGTTGAAAACTAGCGGCGAGTTTTTTATCGCCAGCAAGCATCGCAAGTGTCGAGTAATGATGGCCTTTGGCCTGAAAGATTTGGTCGGCTTCAATGTTGCCAAATTGGCTAATCGCACCATCAACTGGGCTGATGAAGTCAGCTTTAGCGATCTGTCTTGCACCTTTTTTTAATGGGCGCGTAAAAAACTCGTTAAAACTTTCGTAAGCTGCAATATTGGGTTCGGCCGCTTCTGCCATATTGACTTGGTAGCGCTTTACAAACCATTTAATCACAGCAGTCGTTAGCTTACCTGCTTTGGCTGAGGCGAGTTTTCCCGCCAATGCTGTAATCGCTTGTTTTGGAATTAGGTATTGCGGTAAAACTTTTAATTGATTGCGCACATAAATCTCAGCTGTATAAAAGTAAAAAGGGCAAGGTGTTATCACCTTGCCCTTCTATTTTAAGCGATTAACGCTTAATACGTGCCTAAATTAGTTTTTAGATTGATCAACTAATTTGTTTTTAGCGATCCAAGGCATCATAGAACGTAATTGGCCGCCCACTTTTTCGATTGGGTGCATCGCGTTCAAACGACGACGTGCTGTCATTTCTGGATAATTTGTACGGCCTTCCAAGATGAATTTCTTAGCATACTCACCGTTTTGGATGTTTTCCAACGCTTCTTTCATTGCCCAACGTGATTCATCGTTAATCACTTTAGGGCCAGTCACGTATTCGCCGTATTCAGCGTTGTTTGAGATTGAGTAGTTCATGTTCGCGATACCACCTTCGTACATCAAGTCCACAATCAATTTCAATTCGTGCAAGCATTCGAAGTATGCCATTTCAGGTGCGTAACCAGCTTCAACCAAAGTTTCGAAACCTGCTTTCACCAATTCAACAGCACCACCGCACAACACAGCTTGTTCGCCGAACAAGTCTGTTTCTGTTTCTTCGCGGAAATCAGTTTCAATCACGCCACCTTTAGTGCCGCCATTAGCTGCAGCGTATGACAATGCGATATCTTTTGCTTTGCCTGATGCGTCTTGGTAAACAGCGATGAGTGAAGGAACGCCGCCGCCTTTAAGGTACTCAGAACGCACTGTATGGCCTGGGCCTTTTGGTGCAATCATGATCACGTCCATATCTTGGCGTGGCACGATTTGGTTGTAATGAATGTTAAAGCCGTGAGCAAATGCTAATGCTGCGCCTTTTTTCAAGTTCGCTGCCACTTCTGCTTCGTAAATTTGCGCCATGTTTTCATCTGGCAATAAAAGCATTACAACGTCAGCAGTTTTAACTGCGTCAGCGATTTCAGCCACGTTGTGGCCAGCTGCTTGCGCTTTCGACCATGAGCTGCCTTCTTTGCGGATACCAACTGTGACATTAACGCCAGAGTCTTTTAAGTTTTGTGCGTGTGCATGACCTTGTGAACCGTAACCAACGATGGTTACTTTAAGGTTCTTAATGATGGAGAGGTCAGCGTCTTTATCGTAATAAACTTTCATTTTTTTGCCTTTCGGTGCTTTTTGCTTAGGTGATATTAAATAATTAAACTTTTAAAATTCTGTCGCCGCGACCAATGCCTGAGGCGCCTGTGCGCACAGTTTCTAGAATAACGGTTTTATCCAGTGCTTCTAAAAAAGCATCTAGTTTTGAGCCAGAACCAGTGAGTTCGATGGTGTAACTGCCATCTGCTACGTCAATAATACGACCACGGAAAATATCGCTAATACGCTTCATTTCTTCGCGCAATGCGCCAGTGGCTTTGACCTTGACCAACATCAGCTCGCGTTGGATATAGCGGCCATCATTCAGGTCTAGGACTTTTACAACATCGACCAGCTTGTTGAGCTGTTTGATGATTTGCTCGATTACCTCATCCGATCCGGATGTGACAATCGTCATGCGTGACAAGGTAGCGTCTTCAGTTGGCGCTACTGTCAGGGATTCAATATTGTAAGCACGTGCTGAGAACAAACCGGCCACGCGAGAGAGGGCGCCCGCTTCGTTTTCCATGAGTAGAGAAATAATATGTTTCATCTTAACCCTCCATCTCATCACTAGCGTTATTGGCGTTAGTGTCCGAGCCTAAAATCATCTCAGAAATACCTTTGCCGTTTGGCACCATTGGAAATACATTCTCTTTTTGGTCTGTTAAGAAGTTCATAAAGACAAACTTGTCTTTCATGGCGAATGCGTCTTGTAATGCACCTTCAACGTCGCCTGGTTTCTCAATGTTCATGCCGATGTGGCCATAAGATTCTGCGAGCTTAACGAAATCAGGCAAGCTGTCCATATAAGATTCTGAGTAACGGTTCTCGTAGAAGAACTCTTGCCATTGGCGCACCATGCCCAAATAACGGTTGTTGAGCAAAATCACTTTAATCGGCAAATGGAATTGTTTGCAGGTTGAAAGCTCTTGAATATTCATTTGAATACTGCCTTCACCCGTCACACAAGCTACTTGCGCATCAGGAAACGCTAATTGACAGCCCATTGCATACGGCAAGCCAACGCCCATCGTGCCAAGGCCGCCAGAATTAATCCAACGACGTGGTTTGTCAAATTTATAGTATTGCGCTGCCCACATTTGATGTTGACCAACGTCGGAAGTAATAAAGGCGTCGCCTTTGGTTACTTCACATAGTTTTTCAATCACATATTGTGGTTTGATAATCGTGCTGCTTGAGCCGTCATAGCTGGCCGATTTCTTCGCGCGCCAACCATCAATTTTTGCCCACCAAGTTTTTAATGCAGAAGTATCGGGCTTTGTGGTTTCCGCAGCTAGAAGCTCATTCATTTCAGCAAGCACGGATTGCACATGGCCAACGATAGGCACATCGACTTTTACGCGTTTTGAGATAGATGAAGGATCAACATCGATATGGATAATTGTCCGTGGAACGCTCAAGAAATGGTCAGGGTTGCCAATCACGCGGTCGTCGAAACGCGCACCAACCGCTAACAAAACGTCACAGTCTTGCATTGCATTGTTGGCTTCGTAAGTGCCGTGCATACCAAGCATGCCCACATATTGTTTGTCCGTTGCTGGATAGCCACCTAAGCCCATGAGTGTGTTAGTAACAGGATAGCCCAGTGCTCTCGCTAATTTAACAAGCTCATTTGATGCGTCACCAAGCACTAAACCACCGCCTGTATAAATCATTGGGCGTTTAGCTTCCAATAATATTTTGACAGCCTTTTTGATTTGTCCGGAATGGCCTTTCACGACTGGCGTGTAAGAGCGCATTTCAATGGTCTTAGGATAATCAAAGTCGGCAAATTCAGCTGTAATATCCTTTGGAATATCAACAACAACAGGTCCCGGACGGCCACTTGAAGCAATATAAAATGCTTTTTTAAGAGTGCTGGCGATGTCGCGTACATCTTTGATCAAGAAGTTGTGTTTCACACATGGGCGAGTCACGCCCACCATATCGACCTCTTGGAATGCGTCCATGCCGATGGCTGCTGTGGGTACTTGACCGCTAATTACCACCATGGGGATAGAGTCCATGTACGCCGTTGCAATCCCTGTGACTGCGTTGGTTGCGCCTGGCCCTGATGTTACAAGCGCTACACCCACTTCGCCTGTTGCGCGTGAGAAGGCATCGGCGGCATGCACCGCAGCTTGCTCATGGCGAACGAGAATGTGCTTGAAGTGATTTTGCTTGAACAGTGCGTCATAAATATGAAGCACTGCGCCGCCTGGATAGCCGAAGACGAACTTAACGTTCTCTTCTTGCAAACATCGCATGATGATTTCTGCGCCAGAAATTTGGCCTACTTTTTGCTGATTGCTATCGTCCATAACGTACTTGTATTTGCTAATAATCGGGTAACCCTGAACAGTAACTGTTTACAGCGTTTTGGTCAAGGCGGGAAGCCCAGAATGTTCATGCCCTTGCTGCGAAATAAGCCCTAAAACACATAGGCTTATTCTGCTTTAAGAATACAAACTCAAATGTTCGAAAAGCGCATGGAAAGATCAATGGCCTTAATGTTTTTGGTCAGGCTACCAATCGAAATCCGATCTACACCAGTCAGGGCAATTTCTTTGACGTTAGATAGATCAATGCCTCCCGATGCTTCTAGTATTGCTCGGTTGGCATTAAGCGCTACTGCCGCTTTGAGCAGGGCGGTGTCGAAGTTGTCCAATAATATCAACTGAGCGCCGGCACTCAATGCACGTTCAAGTTCGGTTAAGCTTTCGACTTCGATTTGAATGCTCAAGGCATGGCCTTGCTGAGCCGCAATTTTATTGGCCTCAAGCATTGCAGCTTCTATGCTACCTGCGGCGGCAATATGGTTTTCTTTAATGAGAATGCCATCATAAAGACCGATGCGCTGATTGAGCCCCCCGCCCACAGTGACTGCATATTTTTGTGCAATCCGTAATCCAGGGATGGTTTTTCTTGTGTCCATAATGCGTGCTTTGGTGCCAGCAATTTCATCGGTATATTTTTTTGTGGCGGTCGCGGTGGCGGATAATGTTTGTAAAAAGTTTAGGGCGCAACGTTCTGCGCTCAGCATTTCTTGTGCGCGTCCATTTAATGTACACAAAGTTTGATTGGCTGACACGATTTCACCTTCCTTGACTTGCCAAGTAATGGTGACGCTAGGTGCAATTTGTTTAAAACATTCCTCTACCCAAGGAATGCCACATATCACGGCATGCTCTCGAGAAATGATGCGCGCTTCGGCCAGTTGCGTTGAGCGAATTAACTGTGCGGTAAAGTCCTGGGCGTTCACACCTAACCCACCTAAATCTTCAAGGATGGCGGCTTGGACATTGGCTGTGATGGTTTCGGCAAGCATTGCCAACGTGTGTTTGTGTGTAAGTTCGTTCATGAATTCCATTATAATGACAATCCGCATCGGATGTCTCGATGCTGTCTTTTAGTTCACCTCATTTAAAAAAGTAAACGCTAAATTTATGAAACTTTTGTATTCACTTACTAGCCCTTATGCACGAAAAGTGCGCATTGTCGCTGCTGAAAAACATATTTCAATCGACCTAGAATTAGTGGTCTTGGCAGATCCGGATTGTCCTGTGCCATTGCATAATCCATTAGGCAAAATTCCAGTATTGATTATGGATGATGGTGAGAGCTTGTATGATTCCAGCGTGATTGTTGATTACTTAGATCAGCGTACCCCTGTGTCTCATCTTGTTCCGCAAGACACTAAGTCTAAGTTTCAAGTAAAGCGCTGGGAGTCTTTGGCGGATGGTGTTTGCGACGCTGGCGTTGCGGTGATGATCGAGCAGCGTCGCCCAGAAAACTTACAAGATCCAAGTTGGATTGCCAAACAATGGACGAAAGTTGAACGTGGCTTGCAAGTCCTCAATGACGATTTGGGTCAAAATAAATTTTGTGTGGCGGATACATTCAGTTTGGCCGATATTGCCTTGGTCTGTGTGCTTGGCTACTTAAATCTACGCTTTGGTAACAAGCTTGATTTAGATAAAAATTACCCAAACTTAGCAAGAGTGAATCAGGCGCTTGCTTCACGCCCTTCAATTGCAGAAACTGTTCCGCCTCAGGCGTAAGCCCATTCAGGCTTAAATCGCCCCTGTAATAATTCCACCACCCAAACAGACGTTGCTTTCATATACAACGGCTGATTGGCCCGGGGTAATTGCCCATTGTTTTTGGCCGAATTTAATTTCCACAAAATCATCGCCTAAACGTTCGATTTCGCATGGTGCATCAGGCTGGCGGTAGCGTGTTTTTGCGGCATAAACCCAATTGGTTTTGGGTGGCTTGCCACTAATCCAATGCACTTGACCTGCTTGCAGGCCATCGTT from Candidatus Methylopumilus turicensis encodes the following:
- a CDS encoding alpha/beta hydrolase is translated as MSALETIIIETSQPIKHSVIWLHGLGADGHDFAPIVPELDSPNTRFIFPHAPHKAITMNNGYEMRAWFDLFGLSLQHQQDEAGMRDMQKSIEAIIANEVAQGVSEKNIVLAGFSQGGAMALFTALRYPTRLAGVLALSTYVSLKEKLFEEATAANKNMPILMAHGRFDSIITLDTCLVSRRLLESLDYPLEWHEYPMAHSVCAEEIDDISRFLNKVFRAE
- a CDS encoding MFS transporter is translated as MQLPYWRLSAFYFAYFAFVGSFSPYWSLYLKSLAFAPFQIAVLMALFQVARIFAPSLWGWLADHLGRRVAIIQWLSALSLLSYVGVFVSTSYAWLFAVMLLLSFFWSASLPLIETVTLGHLGDRFDKYGHIRMWGSIGFIVAVIGLGYLLDIYNIRLLLWAVLGMMVAVLVFSRNIPEPIIEPHHTDDRSIWAIMRQREVLALLAACFMMAAAHGVYYTFYSIYLVDHGYSKANVGLLWALGVIAEILIFLWMPKLTKRFGLKNILLVSLFIAFVRFNLIGWAVDWWWIVLFAQVLHAATFGSYHAAAVAMTHQHFKGRHQSKGQGLYTSVSYGMGGTFGGLVSGYAWEALGSSWTFTISGIFGLLGCLFFIWVMPKKAKL
- the folE2 gene encoding GTP cyclohydrolase FolE2; the protein is MSQDNNLPIEDVQNTPDVRHLAIDKVGIKSIRHPVKVKDKTGGVQHTVAMFDMYVHLPHNFKGTHMSRFVEILNMNEREISVDSFESILQEMVKRLEAESGYVQMTFPYFVNKAAPISGVQSLLDYEVTFIGEIKQGKFDITVKVLVPVTSLCPCSKKISDYGAHNQRSHVTVTALINDFIWVEDIIRMVEEQASCELYGLLKRPDEKFVTERAYDNPKFVEDMVRDVAAVLNNEKRIDMFVVESENFESIHNHSAYALIEKDKRV
- the dxs gene encoding 1-deoxy-D-xylulose-5-phosphate synthase, which encodes MTADYPLLDRVKMPEQLRQLSRKQLPELAQELRAFVVESVSQTGGHLSSNLGVVELTIALHYVFNTPEDRLVWDVGHQTYPHKILTGRRDAMSNLRKPGGIAGFPRRDESVFDTFGTGHSSTSISAALGMAIAAQQTGSDRRAVAIIGDGAMTAGMAFEALNNAGAMDANLLVILNDNDMSISPNVGALQNYLAKLLSGSLYTKVRKSGERVLGVMPPVLEFAKRAEEHVKGMVTPSTLFEEFGFNYIGPIDGHNLDTLVSTLSNIKHLQGPQFLHIVTEKGRGYAPAENEPGKFHGVGKFNPENGCAISTSSKKTYTQVFSDWLVDMAASDERLIGITPAMCDGSGMNDFAAAYPKRFYDVGIAEQHALTFAAGMACDGLKPVVAIYSTFLQRAYDQLIHDIALQNLPVVFAIDRAGLVGADGPTHAGSFDLSFLRCIPNMIVMTPSDEQECRQMLTTAFHHDGPSAVRYPRGGGPGAAIQNDLSVLPIGKGEVRRQGKKVAILAFGSMLSPALTAAEKLDATVANMRFVKPLDIALVKSLASSHDLIVTIEENAIMGGAGAAVMEAMQAMNMTTPMLCLGLPDSFIEHGVHETMLAECGLDSEGIVTSIEKKLTE
- a CDS encoding SRPBCC family protein — encoded protein: MKNVIALIAMALLPLTAAAHGPSPQKVEKEIVIKADPAKVWALVKDFGNLQKWHPAVASTKLESKKDENGDMQTYRTLTLKAGGTIYEKLRSSDDKDMQLKYEIVSGVLPVADYNAKMTVKAGPGAGETTVVWMARFYRVYKLNPPIPAGQDDESAVKAVTGVFDAGLPALKALAEAK
- the xseB gene encoding exodeoxyribonuclease VII small subunit: MIKDLTETSAESLELTFEAAVTELESIVRQMESNQLPLQDTLAAFKRGTMLLHHCQKTLADVEQQVRILSDDGKSQSLQAYQDHD